In Streptomyces venezuelae, the sequence CGTCGACGGTGTCGGCGAGCCGGTCCCCGATCCGGGTGTGCCAGCTCTCGGGCCACAGGAGGTAGCCGAAGACGAGGGTGATCGCACAGCCGATCAGGCTGTCCACCAGCCGGGGGCGGATCAGGTCGAAGCCCTGGTGGTTGAGCAGGTCCGAGAGGAGCAGGATCACCGGGGTGATCGCGGCGGTCTGGAAGGCGTACCCCTTGGCCGAGAAGGCGGGGATCAGTCCGGCCAGTACCACCATCACCGGGACGTCCCACCAGCCGCGCGGTACCTCGGAGAGCACGGCGGCGGCGATGACCAGCCCGCCCGCGGTGCCGAGCGCGCGCAGCACGGCCCGGGAGAACACCGAGCCGAAGTCGGGCTTGAGGACGAAGGTGACGGTCAGGGCGACCCAGTAGGACCGCTCGACCTCGATCACCGATACGAGGCACTGCGCGATCCCGATGCACAGGGCGAGCCGCAGCCCGTACCGCCAGGAGGCCCGGGACAGCACCATGTCGCGGACCGTCCGCCGGGCCCGTACCCGCAGTGCGGCAGGCCGGCCGAGGCGGTCGTCCACGTTGTTCAGGTCGGGTTCGGCGATGTGCACGATCTTCGCGGCGTGCCGCAGGGCCGCGTCGACGGCCCGTTCGGCCGGGGTGTGCGGGGCGGGCAGCTCCAGTACGGGGGTTCCGGTGCGGCCCTCCTCGACGGCGTCGGCCAGTTCCCTCACGGCCGCCGGGATCTCGGGGGGCAGCGGCCGGCCGCGCAGGTGCGCGGCCGGCGCGGCCTCCACCAGCGGGATCACCACGTTGAGCTGGGCCAGCAGGCGTACCAGCGAGGGGCTGCGCCCGTGTACCCGGGCCCGGCGGCCGAGCACGAGGTCGTAGGCGTGGTTGATGGCCTGGGTGACCTGCTGCCGGCGTTCGTCGTAGCGGTCGCCGGGTCCGCCGGCGGCCTCCAGGGCGTCGGCCAGGGCCCGGTAGGTGTCGGCCACGGCGGTGCGTTCCGGCTGCCGGCGGCGCAGCGGCCAGCCCAGCAGGCTCAGCGCGAGGACGAACAGACCGCCCGCGGTCAGCAGCAGCGGGGCGGTCCACCAGGGCCGGGGCAGCGGCAGTCCGGCGCCGATGACGGAGTTGAGCAGGAGCAGCAGCCCGGACACGGAGGCGACCGAGCCGATGGAAGAGATCATTCCGGAGACGAGGGCGATGAGGGTGAGTGCTCCGACAGCCAGCCAGCCCTGCCCGTAGACCAGGGTCCCCAGCGTCACGCCCACCGCGCCGAAGAGCTGGGGGACGGCGATGTTCAGGACGCGCATCCGGTAGGCGTCGGCGGTGTCGCCGATGACTCCGGCGAGGGCTCCCATGGAGGCGAGCGCGCCGAATTCGGGCTCGTCGAGCGCGAAACCGACGGCGAGCGGGACGGACATCGCGACGGAGGCCCGGGCCACGGCGGCCCAGGGGATCGGTGCGGCACTGGGCTTCAGCCCGTTGAGGAGCCAGGAGGGCGGAGCCAGCGGATGGTGCCGGGCTCGCCGCGACGCTATGTGTTCGGTGCGTTCGGTGCTCATTCCCGCTTCCGTGCCCGCCGCTCGCGAATCGGTTCTTCTGTGATCTTCTGCATGGTTCTGTGCGTGTTGGTACCTTCCGAGCTTATGGGGTGCGGCGTAGTCGTCCCATCACCCCTGCGGCGAGTGCGGCGGCGAGCCCG encodes:
- a CDS encoding FUSC family protein, which encodes MSTERTEHIASRRARHHPLAPPSWLLNGLKPSAAPIPWAAVARASVAMSVPLAVGFALDEPEFGALASMGALAGVIGDTADAYRMRVLNIAVPQLFGAVGVTLGTLVYGQGWLAVGALTLIALVSGMISSIGSVASVSGLLLLLNSVIGAGLPLPRPWWTAPLLLTAGGLFVLALSLLGWPLRRRQPERTAVADTYRALADALEAAGGPGDRYDERRQQVTQAINHAYDLVLGRRARVHGRSPSLVRLLAQLNVVIPLVEAAPAAHLRGRPLPPEIPAAVRELADAVEEGRTGTPVLELPAPHTPAERAVDAALRHAAKIVHIAEPDLNNVDDRLGRPAALRVRARRTVRDMVLSRASWRYGLRLALCIGIAQCLVSVIEVERSYWVALTVTFVLKPDFGSVFSRAVLRALGTAGGLVIAAAVLSEVPRGWWDVPVMVVLAGLIPAFSAKGYAFQTAAITPVILLLSDLLNHQGFDLIRPRLVDSLIGCAITLVFGYLLWPESWHTRIGDRLADTVDDAARYAERAFAPVADEAAFAAARTARLQARRRIYRDLSGVRSEFQRALTEPPPTGARAAAWWPLVVAVERIVDATTAARVRVNHGAAPPPAEEVEAIARQLHDLAHRVRSSTVPVRVAAEPEGAGTSVLAPVRQEIAAALAIARPES